In Haliaeetus albicilla chromosome 22, bHalAlb1.1, whole genome shotgun sequence, the genomic window GAACAAGACTTGAAGGTCAGccaacagaatttgaaatggatcggtggtcgcaaaagcagccctttgactcaaatgaaGAACCGTTGCATGTTGGCAATGTAGGCAATACTATGATACTCAGTTACAATAacttttatgtatatgtatactaatctgattaatatgtaattggttactccatataacctgtttgtgctgaagctgtggcacgcgtgctaggtggaactatcccccgtgcatccagcgctgcaataaagaatgcctactttctaaaactccaaaatgagtcttagagagtttcttcgactggcttttcggtatcatgGGTCCCCATCCCCGAGTCCCTGCTGAGTGTCCCCCCCAGCAgactgctgctggcctgggagctgctgaccCTGGAGCAGgacgtgctgctgctgctccagaagaatttcctcaagaccatcacgagGATGTTCAGCCCCTTCGGCACCATCGCCTCCATCCGCATCCTGCGGCCGGGCCGCAAGCTGCCCTCGGATGTGCGGAAATACACGTCAGACTTCCCCGAGCTGCTGAGCAAGCACTGTGCACTGGTGGAGTACAAGAGCCTGGGGAGCGCTTCAGCCTTGAGGAGCCTTGAGGACCTCGGCCACCAGAGCTGTCCGCGTGGCGAGAGCATCAGGGTGGTCCGGCTCTGCGGGAAGGGCTCCAAGAAGACAGCCGGGGCCGAGAGGGAGGTGGCGGAGGAGCTGATGGACCAGCCGGGTTGGAAAGCGCAGGCGGTGGCCGCGACCTTCCCCAACGGCCTCGGggactccctgctctgcagctccccggagTTGAACGGTGCCCAGGCGCTGccacccctcctcctgcacAAGGACCCCGCGGCACCCTCCTGGCCCGGCAGCAACTTCAAGCCCAGCAATTTCAGCAATGCCTTCACTGGATTGCTCCTCGCCAGCAAAGTCTTCCCTCCGCTCGGGACAGGCttgggcacaggcagctgctacggcctctgctccagcactgagaGCACTCGTGGCTGCggctgggggagtggggtgggtgcctgggcaccctggcccagcagcccctctccagaTGCCAAACCTCTTGCCGGCAATCCTCCGGCAGCGACGTGGGTGCCTGAGCCCCTCGGCCTGCGGGATGCGGTGCTTTGCCTGCCCCACTGTTGTCCCAGAAGTGGGGTCATTCACCCGGTGTGCAAAATGCCAatataaacacagagcagaggtattttattccagttcttgtttacgcaaagatgggggctaggtggtaatccgCAAAGCTAGCACCCCTCATGCCTAAAtgggcaagcaatttatacagttcagttatacatattcaatttccaaagttcttccaaaaactattactgggagtcgcttatctcgcacagtttccATTGGGCTAAAGTTTCCCTGCTtggaattaaaggtacagtgttcttttcttttacagcacatgctcaaggagagttgggggggtaagtctttttggtGTGGAATTGAGTTGGTggtcgtgatctccccctgccacctttctttacctttcctccagttttcgaagatttttctgacttcatgcctattagcaattattcaactttttggcgcctcctggggtaggatgttcccttcttctcagtcttttagttcttcttcaggggcacagttgttagcaaggcatgcattGGTTATACAAAGGGGATCttgtttcacaagacctttgtggcctttttcgtgtggcttaagtacataatttcttaagtacatcatttccccctgtggtgggttgaccctggctggacgccaggtgcccaccaaagccgttctatcactccccctcctcagctggacaggggagagaaaatgtaacaaagagcttgtgggtcgagataaggacaggagagatcactcaccaattaccatcactggcaaaagagactccgcttggggaaaattaactcaatttattacaaatcaaccagagtagggtaatgagaaataaacccaaatctcagaacaccttccctccacccctcccttcttcctgggcacaacttcactcccggattccctaccaaccccccccagtggcacagggggacgggcaatggggtttacggtcagttcatcacacgttattttctgccgcttcatcctcctcgggGGAAGGActcatcacattcttcccctgctccagcgtggggtccctcccacgggagacagtcctccatgaacttctccaacatgggtccctcccacgggccgcagttcttcacgaactgctccagcatgggtcctttccacggtgtgtagtccttcaggagcacactgctccagcgtgggtcccccgtggggtcacaagtcctgccagaaaaactgctccaacgtgggctcctctctccacagatccgcaggtcctgccaggagcctgctccagtgcgggcttcccacagggtcacagcctccttcaggcacccacctgctccggcatggggtcctccacgggctgcaggtggagatctgctccaccatggacctccatggactgcagcaggacagcctgcctcaccgtggtcttccccacgggctgcaggggaatctctgctccggcgcctggagcatctcctccccctccttcttcactgacctgggggtctgcagggttgtttctcttacatggtctcactcctctctcgggctgccatttctgtctgtcccagcaacttttttttccttcttaaatatgttatcacagaggtgctgccttggccggcggcaggtccgtcttagagccgacTGATATTgcctctgtcggacacaggggaagcttccagcagcttctcacagaagccacccctgtaacccctccccgctaccaaagccttgccacacaaagccaatacaccccCCTTTGAGACTATGAGATCTCTTCATATGAGTCTCATAAGTCTCACTACTTCATTTTATCGTTACATATGCTCTAGCCATGGCTTGTAAAACCAGTCTCTTGATAGaacttaaaacaacacaaagtatGATTGTAATAATGACAACAGTGGTCGAAGTTTAAATTAGGTTTGCCAGCCATCCACTAAGGGAGGATCCTGttccatgtaatattttatttaaccaccctatttccattgttgttcttcttctttcttagaaagGTAATATTCCCCAATTTAAAGGATTGTCTGCCAGCTCAGATGGAGGGAGACAAGCGGTTACACTAACATTCTGGATTTGCCCAAAGGACTGGATaagctgtaaaaccaaattctcttgACCTACTGCTAGTACCAAATGGGATATTATAATATTcaggttcttcattctctcaaagTTCAATGGTCTCAGATATtagctgaaatttgagtttcccagtctgtggctgtccactttccctgatctggttcTGGTGCTCTTTTCACTCACGTGTAATGAATCCAGGAGTCCATTCCTTCTACTCTGGCTGC contains:
- the LOC138690602 gene encoding LOW QUALITY PROTEIN: uncharacterized protein (The sequence of the model RefSeq protein was modified relative to this genomic sequence to represent the inferred CDS: substituted 1 base at 1 genomic stop codon), with protein sequence GSFCDASDVLGADLLDCSYSVPDRXLVRRVASQVEFHLSDENLAKDAFLLKHVQKNKMGFVSIKLLTSLKKVKYLTHDWWLTLYTLRFSELLEVNEEGTKVRRVSSTGFSVSWVPIPESLLSVPPSRLLLAWELLTLEQDVLLLLQKNFLKTITRMFSPFGTIASIRILRPGRKLPSDVRKYTSDFPELLSKHCALVEYKSLGSASALRSLEDLGHQSCPRGESIRVVRLCGKGSKKTAGAEREVAEELMDQPGWKAQAVAATFPNGLGDSLLCSSPELNGAQALPPLLLHKDPAAPSWPGSNFKPSNFSNAFTGLLLASKVFPPLGTGLGTGSCYGLCSSTESTRGCGWGSGVGAWAPWPSSPSPDAKPLAGNPPAATWVPEPLGLRDAVLCLPHCCPRSGVIHPEALSSGINPRLLPVISQSLPTSAFGTGDRSYLPQTPPISKITDQIQQGCKEGPAGGHFGISPPKSSGSAVRDSPLGRDATRVSLPAAGRREGKISRVPDSPPNHPKAPQVSFNRPWTTRCSFVATQAEEQ